CGTTCGGTCGCTCGCCTATTCCTGCGCCTGTTCCTCGTCCCTGTCGGGCTGCGCAAGCACGTGGCGTGCTGCCCAAGCGTTATCGACCAGATTGGGGTAGCGCCGTCCGGCCGCTTCAGCGCGCGCCTTCGCCGCCTCCAGCTGATTGGGCGCCAGCGGCTTGGACGGTTTGGTCTTCCCAGGTTTCGGCCGCTTCCAGAACGCCGTGGTCTTTTTGTTCATCGCCGCGCTCCGTCATGACCCAACCATCCGTGGAACCACGTAATGGGCCCAGGGGTTTCTATATCATGGGCCTAAGGCACCGACCCGCGCTGGAGCCGCCTGGAACCTGTATGACTGGACCCTCGCTTGCATGAAAATCGATATCGAGAAGCTGAGCCTGCCGGAAATCGAGGCGCTACTGGTCGCCGCAGAACGACGGCAGCGACAGCTATCCAGCCGCCGCCCTCTTGCTTTAGTGCGCCGTAAAGCGATCGCGCTCGCCGCACAGCACGGCTACACGATCGATGAGCTCTATGGTCACCAACCGGTAGCGGAGATCGCCGTCAAGAAGCGCGGCCTGCGGCGAAAGACTACGAAGGTCGCCGCCAAGTACCGCGACCCGGACAACAAGCGCAATACCTGGTCGGGCCGCGGGCGCATGCCGGTGTGGCTGGCCCAGAAGACTAAGCATGGTCGGAGCGTTACGGATTTTCTGATTCCCGGTTTGGCTAAGCCCACTGCACGCAAGAGCAGTGCGATAGGCCAGCGAAAACTGGTTAAACAGGGCTAACGAAATCCTTGCGCGACGCGCAGGCGCAGGCGTAGGGGCGGGGACAGCCAACGTCTTAGCTTGGCAACCTTCATCCCTGTCCTGGCGTGCAAAACTGAGTAGCACAAAAGTCGCTCCTCACCCCACAATTGAAGTACGAGGTTCTAGTTGCGTCGGACGCAGTAAAGACCTGCCCACTTGCCAGCAACAAGCACTTTGAGGGAAAAAGAGGACAGGTTCACTTTTACGTAAAGCGAATCCGACTCCGTTTTTGTAGACGTCTTTTCATCGGGTGGCGCGTTCACCCAATCTCCGCTACGGCCTTAGTCACCTTCGTCAGCCACGGACCCAATCCCGAACCAGTTTTGCATGCGGTCCGCGGCCAAGGGGGATCTCGTAGCGATCAGCTCGCATGCCTCCGTCATCTTTTGTGATGCACGCATCCAGTTGGCATCACCGGGATTGCCCCCTAGCTGCAACACCTTTCTTATCGTCTTTGTGAGATCTTCGGACACAGTCGCATCCAATACCGCCACCAGTTCCGAAACCGGCGAATCCGCGATCGCCGCTATAGCTAACGGCGGATAACCATCTTTTGAACCGAAGAGATCAAATGCTTCCCTGACACCGAGCTTGCGTTGGACAAGAGCCTGAGCCTTTTCGATGATCTGAAGAATTTCTGGATCATCAATCCTCCGAAACCAATGCAATTGATCGTGATCCAGCTCGTTAATGCGCTTACCGCTACGATGCCCAACCCAATTCTTGATGAATTGAGTTGCCAATTCATCGCGCCCTAGCAAACGCATTAGACGAACGGCAGACTGTAAATTTGCGGGGTGTTCAACTTCAGAAACACCGGGCCAGGTCTGTTCAAATGCGTCCGCTATCTCTGCTCCGTTCTCGGCGACCGTGTCGTGGTAAAGATGCCATGCATTACTCCATGCCAATTTTCGCGACTGGAGCTCGGAATCTCCGTCCAACTCTTGTATAGCCGCGCTCATGACAAGCTTGTCCGGAAATCCAGACTGCACCATGTTGACGAGCGCTTGGTCCGTCGCCGTATACAAGTACAAGCCATAGTCACTTACCACCTGATCCCAATTCCTTTCCTGCTCGGTTCTCGCGTCCTCGCCGTTACCTGAAGCCGCACCCAAATTCAGCCGAGTGCGATCTTGAATTCGCTGCAAAGGGGGGCCGCCCACACCTCGTCCGTGGATAGAGTAAACAAGCATCGCAACCGTCCTGGATATGCTCTCTACTGTCTCGGGCCGAAGCGGCCTATTCTCAACCGTATCCATGGCAAGATTCATGAACTTGGCAGTTCGACGCACAAGTCGAATGTTCGATATTTGAAGCTCCTCAAGAGCTTCACGTACAGGTACATACCACTGTGTCGATGAGTCCTCTTGGAGACCCAGCTCAATCGTCTGGGTTAAAGAAGGCGCATAAGTTAGCTCTCCTTGGAAGACCTTCTCTCGATGATCATCCCAAACCGCTTGGTCCGATCCCAGCTGGCCATCATTAAGAATGACAACAACCCTGCAGGATCGTTGCTCGGCCAAGTAGGAGACCAAACCAAGAAAGTCTTTCAGATCCAGTAGCTTTCCATGTCGTTCCACATCGTCGAAGCAAACGATTCGGTCGCGCACAACGTAGAAACCGATTCGATCAAAGAGCTTAGATAGCGCTGTACCTGATCTTGGCGTCAAAGCCAGTAGATCGGACGCCCAGCGCCACGCTCTCCAAAACCACCGAAAAGCGGAGCCCTTTAGCCGCTTTTGTTTGCGCGCATCACGGTCGAACTCTTCCGTCGCGATAGCAACGGCCGTCTTTAGCTCTGCTAGCGAGTTAACGCCAAACAACGAAACGTAGGAATAGCGCTTCTTCCAAGGCTTTTCGAGGAGCTTTGTGACAATCCGATGCTGCCACAGATAAGTTTTGCCTACTCCCCAGGGACCGCGCAGAACAATAGCCCCCGGTTCCTTAGATGAAACGAAGTCTCCAAGCACGGTCTCAACGGCCATCGAAGAACTCACTCAGATTGAATTGGGTGTCGCTTTATCGAACTTGCGCGTTGGGTGAATGTATCAGTGAGGCGCACCTCATCGCCGCGCTGCTCTTTGCGCGATCGAAAGATGAAACATAAGCGCACCACCCCAAGGCCCCGGTGCACGTGCAAGCGGACTCAAGGCCCGGAGGACCGGTACAAAACAGTGATATCTGTGCGCGCCGCAATAACCAAAACTGCTGTCAGCGCGGTGCGTCAGAGCATCATGCGACCTGGAAAAATCGCCTCTGATCAGCGAGTTAGATCGGCTCGAATCAGAAAATCGAGCGGGTGATGGGAATCGAACCCACGCTAGCAGCTTGGGAAGCTGCAGTTCTACCATTGAACTACACCCGCATGCGGCGAAGTCTATGCGCGGCTGTGCGGGTTGGCAAACCGCGGCGCGCGGGCGCTGTGGCGGCCGCGCGGGCGGTCCGGGCCGGCGTTGCGCCGGCCCGGGGTGGATCAGAAGCCGGCGCCGATGGTGGCGAAGACGGTGGCGTGGTTGCCGCCGCTCTGGCCCACGGTGAGGCTGGTGCCCAGGTTGGCGTCCAGGCCGAACAGGGTGGTGCGCGCGCCCATCAGCAAGGTGCCGTAGCTCTGGTCGAAGTCGTGGCCGGGCACGGCGTAGGGTGCGGTGCCGGGCATGGACTGCAGGCTGGCGAAGACTTCCTTGTCGGCGTCTTCGAACTCGCGGTCGTAGGTCAGGCGGGCGTAGGGCTTGAGGTGGTCGTTGAGGGTGTAGTCGAACTGCCAGCCGACGCTGCCGATCAGCGAGTCGAAGCTCTGGTCGCCGTAGGCCAGCGAGGTGGCCAGGGCGGAGTCGCTTTCGCGGAAGCCGTCGATGTCGATGCGCTGGGCGACCAGGCCGATCACCGGGCCGTGACGCAGCGCGCCTTCGCCGAAGTTCCAGCCGGCGTTGATCGCGGCGGTCAGGTTCTCACCGTCGGTGGAGCCGCGGTGCACGCGGGTGGCCGGGCCGAGCACGACCTTGCGGTCGGTGTCGTAGTCGACCTGGGTCCAGCTGAGCTGGCCGTTGGCCCAGGCGCGCTCGCCGTACCACGCGGCGAAACCGCCCAGGGTGAGGTCGCTGTGCTCGAATTCGCCGCCGTTGCGGCCCCAGTCCAGGGTCTGCTTGCCGTAGCCGGCGAAGCCGCCGAACACCACATTGCCACGGGTCCAGTCCACGCCGCCGGTCAGGCTGGGGCCGGCGCCGTCGTAGGTGTCGCCCTTGCCGTAGCGCTGGAAGTCGCCGCGCAGGTCCGCCCACCAGCGGGTGCCGTCGCTGTCGGGCTTGCCGCCCAGGTGGTTGGACACGCGATCGGCGCGCGAGCGGCCGACCATGGCTTCGGAATTGCTCAGCAGCGCGATCTGGCGCGGCGCTTCCAGGATCGACACGGCGTAATCGCCGAGGATCTTGTGCGCGCGCGAGGACGGGTGCACGCCGTCGGCGAAGGCGTAGGTGTCCGGCGCATTCGGGGTGGCGTAGTTGAGCGGGCTGCAGGTCAGCGACGAGGCGGTGATCTGCGGATTGCAGGCGGTGCCGGTGACGTTGGTGATGCCGTACGGCGCCGGGTTGGCGACGATTTCGCGCAGCAGGTTGAAGGTATCCAGCGGGATCACCCGGTAGCCGGCCGTGGCCAGGCCGCCGAACAGCGCGGTGTTGTAGGTGGTCGACAGTTGGGTGCCCGCGGCCTGCTGGGCGGCGCCGCCGGCGCGGAACTGGGGGGTCAGGCCCAGGTCGGGAATGGTCGGCACCAGGATGTACTTGGCGCCGGCGTTGGTGAGCGTGCCGACCAGGCCGATCTGGCCGGCCACGGCCGCGCCGATGGTGGTCTGCGCGGGCGCGCCGCCGGCCACGGCGAACAGGTCGTTGGCGCCGCCCCACACGGTGTACAGCGCGCGCGAATCGGCGCGGCCGCCGTTGGCGGTGAGGTAATTGGTGACCTGGGTGCTCAGCGACGGGATCGGACCCAGCGCGCCGCTGGTGTTGGTGGCCACGCGCGCGCCGCCGACGGCGTAGTTGGTGCCGCCCTGGTTGGCTGCGGTGGCGTTGGTGCCGTAGAAGTCGGCCAGGTATTCGGACCAGACCAGACCGGGGTTGGTGGTGAAGCGGCCGATCTGGGCACCGTTCGGGCCTACGGCCTGGATCAGCGCGGGGCGGAAGTGGCCGGAGTCGGTGAGGCTGTCGCCGAAGAAGATCGTCTGCGAATAGGTCTGGGCGAAAGCCGGAGCGGCCGCCAGCGCCAAGGCGACGGCGAGCGCGTTGCGAACGGGGTTGATCATCGGGGTTCCCTGCGTCGGGGTGAGTGCGAAGGTGCGTCGGTCCGGTCGGCGCTTGCCGCAGTGCGGCAGTACGGGCGCGGATGGCCGGCATCGAAGCATGCGGCGGTGCGGCATAGCAAGCGGCGGTGCGGCAAAACCCCTTATCCGGCCGCCCGCTTCGGCACAGCCCGCCGCCCGGCTGGCCCTGCCGCGGACGGCGCGGGACAATGCGCGCATGGACATACTGCTCAATGGCGAGCCGCGCGCTATCGCGGCCGCGACCACGGTCGCGCAACTGCTGCTGGACGAAGGCCTGGGCGAACGCCGGGTCGCGGTCGAGGTCAACGGCGAAATCGTGCCGCGCGGGGCGCATGCGGGGCATGCGCTGGGGGCGGGGGATAAGGTCGAGATCGTGCATGCGTTGGGAGGGGGGTGAGCCCCGACGCGCTTTGCGCGGCACTGCCGCGCAGTCGGGGCGAAAGCACGGCCATGAA
The sequence above is a segment of the Lysobacter silvisoli genome. Coding sequences within it:
- a CDS encoding H-NS family nucleoid-associated regulatory protein, which translates into the protein MKIDIEKLSLPEIEALLVAAERRQRQLSSRRPLALVRRKAIALAAQHGYTIDELYGHQPVAEIAVKKRGLRRKTTKVAAKYRDPDNKRNTWSGRGRMPVWLAQKTKHGRSVTDFLIPGLAKPTARKSSAIGQRKLVKQG
- a CDS encoding autotransporter domain-containing protein; this translates as MINPVRNALAVALALAAAPAFAQTYSQTIFFGDSLTDSGHFRPALIQAVGPNGAQIGRFTTNPGLVWSEYLADFYGTNATAANQGGTNYAVGGARVATNTSGALGPIPSLSTQVTNYLTANGGRADSRALYTVWGGANDLFAVAGGAPAQTTIGAAVAGQIGLVGTLTNAGAKYILVPTIPDLGLTPQFRAGGAAQQAAGTQLSTTYNTALFGGLATAGYRVIPLDTFNLLREIVANPAPYGITNVTGTACNPQITASSLTCSPLNYATPNAPDTYAFADGVHPSSRAHKILGDYAVSILEAPRQIALLSNSEAMVGRSRADRVSNHLGGKPDSDGTRWWADLRGDFQRYGKGDTYDGAGPSLTGGVDWTRGNVVFGGFAGYGKQTLDWGRNGGEFEHSDLTLGGFAAWYGERAWANGQLSWTQVDYDTDRKVVLGPATRVHRGSTDGENLTAAINAGWNFGEGALRHGPVIGLVAQRIDIDGFRESDSALATSLAYGDQSFDSLIGSVGWQFDYTLNDHLKPYARLTYDREFEDADKEVFASLQSMPGTAPYAVPGHDFDQSYGTLLMGARTTLFGLDANLGTSLTVGQSGGNHATVFATIGAGF
- the thiS gene encoding sulfur carrier protein ThiS yields the protein MDILLNGEPRAIAAATTVAQLLLDEGLGERRVAVEVNGEIVPRGAHAGHALGAGDKVEIVHALGGG